In Rhizobiaceae bacterium, the sequence GGGCGCGCGAGTTCGCCGCGCAATACGGCGTCAGCCTGCCGCTTCAGGCCGCGGAGCATTTTTATGCGGTCACGGAGAACATCGAGGGACTGCAGCGGTCCATGCCGTTCATCCGCGTGCCGGATGAGAGTACCTACTACAAGGAAGACGCTGGCAAGCTGTTGTTCGGCTGTCTCGAAAAGCGCGCGAAGCCCTGGGCGCTCGACGGTATTCCGAAAGATTTCTGCTTCGACGCACTACCGGAAGACCTCGACCATTTCGAGCCGATCCTGAACGCGGCGGTGAAGCGCTTCCCGCTTCTGGAAAATGCCGGCATCCAGCTTTTCTTCAACGGTCCCGAAAGCTTTACGCCGGACGGCAATGCGCTGATGGGCGAGACGCCGGAATTGAGGAACCTGTTCGTGGCCTGCGGCCTCAACACCGTCGGCGTGATGTCGGGCGGCGCGATGGGCAGGATGATGGCGGAATGGATTCACGACCGCCGCCGCCCCGAAGGGTTCGCCGAGTTCGACGTGGCGCGCATTTCCGGCTTCCAGTCCGGCCGCAGCTATCTGCGCGACCGTACGATCGAGGCGCTGGGCGTGCTTTACGATGTGGGCTGGCCGAACCGCGAATACACATCCGGCCGTGGCGGCAGGCGGATGCCTCTGCACCAGAGCCATGTCGAGGCCAACGCCATCATGGGCAACCGGGCCGGCTGGGAGATCCCGCTGGTCTATGCTCCCTCTGCTGAGGAGGCGGTGCTGAAACCGAGCTACGGCCGCCAGAACTGGACACATTGGGCGGCGGAGGAAGCGAAAGCGGCGGAGGAAACTGTCGCCCTGTTCGATCTGTCGGCCGGCGCCAAGCTCCGTATAGCCGGGCGCGATGTGGTCGAGGCGCTGAACGGTCTATCGACAACGGCCGATTCTACCGGTCTGCGCTCCGCCCTATGGGTGAACGAAGCCGGTAAGATCCGGTCTTCCGTTTCGGTTCTGGCCGTTTCCGAGGAAGAGGCGTTTGTCCTCTCCTCGCCGGGAAGCGAGCGCCTGCATACGCAATGGCTCGAGCGCAAAGGCTTGCCGAACTCGGCTATCCAGGCCGCAAGCGCGGCCTATGCGCAGTTCCTTCTTCTGGGGCCAGAATCGGACGCCCGTCTGGCTGCGGCTGGCGCCCGGCTTTCCGGTGAGGTCTGGCAACGGGCCGAACTCGGCTATGCCCCGGCCGTATTGGCGCGCGCATCCGTGGGACGCGCGAAAGGCTGGCTGATCCTCGTATCCGTCGAGTTCGCCGCACATGCCTACGAGTCGCTGCTGGTTGCCGGCCCCATCCAACCCGGAGGCCTCTATGCTCTGGAAATGCTGCGCGTATCGGCTGCCGAACCGGCCTGGCCGAGCGAACTCGGCGATACGGTAACCGCCGCCGAGGCCGGTCTCGTGCGGACAGGTGGCGACGCGAAGCGCGACACGGCGCTCGTGCGGATCGTCCTCAAGGAGGATCGTGGCGCGCTCTATGGTCAGGAGGGCATCCTGCGCAACGGTTTGTCGGTGGGCCTGACCACCTCCGGCGCCTGGTGCCGGCATGCGGGTGTTCCTGTCGCGTTAGGCTATGTGTCAGATCCGAACGGAATCGATAGGGCCTGGATGGATGCATCGAGCTTCGCGATCGACATGCCCGGCGGGCCGGCCGAGGCGAGCGTGAAACTCGTCGAGGCAGGGGCATGACCGCGGGCCGCGCCGCGATCGGTATGGGCAAGCTCGACTGGGAAGATCCCTTCCTGCTGCACCGCCAGCTCACCGATGACGAGCGCATGATACGGGACACGGCGAGCGCCTATGCGCAGGAAAGGCTGATGCCCCGGATCATCGACGCCTATTCGAGAGAAAAGACGGATCTCCAGATCTTTCGGGAGATGGGAGAACTCGGCCTGCTCGGCATTACGTTGCCGGAAGACTACAATTGCGCCGGCGCGTCCTATGTCGCCTACGGCCTCGTCGCGCGCGAGATCGAACGGGTGGATTCCGGCTATCGCTCGATGATGAGCGTCCAGTCGTCGCTGGTCATGTATCCGATCTACGCCTATGGCGATGAAACGCAGCGCCGCCGCTATCTGCCGAAACTGGCGGCCGGCGAATGGGTCGGCTGCTTCGGTCTGACCGAACCGGGCGCCGGCTCCGACCCCGGCTCGATGGTGACGCGGGCAGAACCGATCGCGGGCGGATATCGTCTCAAGGGCGCGAAGACCTGGATTTCGAATGCGCCGGTTGCCGACGTCTTCGTCATCTGGGCGAAGTCCGCGGCTCACGACAATCAGATACGCGGCTTCGTGCTCGAAAAGAGCATGAGCGGGCTCAGCGCGTCGAAGATCAGCGGCAAGCTTTCGCTACGCGCCTCGATCACGGGCGAGATCGTGCTCGATGACGTCGAGGTGCCGGAGGGCGCGCTGCTGCCCCACACGTCCGGGCTCAAAGGGCCGTTCGGCTGCCTGAACCGGGCGCGTTACGGCATCTCCTGGGGAGCCATGGGGGCGGCCGAGGATTGCTGGCATCGCGCCCGCGGCTATGTGCTCGACCGGACGCAGTTCGGCAGGCCGCTGGCAGCAACCCAACTGGTGCAGAAGAAGCTTGCCGACATGCAGACGGAAATCGCGCTTGGCCTGCAAGCCAGCCTGCGCGTCGGCCGGCTGCTGGACGAGGGTCAATGCTCGCCGGAGGCAATCTCGCTGGTCAAGCGGAACAATTGCGGCAAGGCGCTGGAAATCGCACGGCTGGCCCGGGACATGCATGGCGGCAACGGTATTCAGGAGGAATATCACGTGATGCGCCACGCCCAGAACCTCGAAACGGTGAACACCTATGAAGGCACGCACGATGTGCATGCGCTGATCCTCGGCCGCGCGCAGACCGGCATGCAGGCGTTCTTTTAGCTGCGAGTGAGATGCGGCTGGTGCGCATTCGGTATCCAGCGAACATTCTCACAACAGGTTCATATGCATGCCGCCATCGATATCGAAATGGCCGCCCGTCGAGAAGCCGAATGCGCCCGTCGCCAGAACCGCGACCGCCCTGCCGACATCGTCCGGCTGGCCCCAGCGATTGATCGGCGTGAAGCCCTTGGCCATCA encodes:
- a CDS encoding FAD-dependent oxidoreductase; its protein translation is MSLPAHANVVIIGGGIIGCSIAYHLTKVVIGDVLLLERRQLCCGTTWHSVGSVAELRGNRRMTELARYTAQLYRSLEAETGQATGYKKTGSIMLALNKERLMEMERAAALARAFGQEAEMISIADVKERCPQVVTDDALAGFYLPTDGRTNPVDTTHALAKGARMGGATIRENVEVTGLDIVNGEVRGVLTEQGPVKADVVVLATGMWAREFAAQYGVSLPLQAAEHFYAVTENIEGLQRSMPFIRVPDESTYYKEDAGKLLFGCLEKRAKPWALDGIPKDFCFDALPEDLDHFEPILNAAVKRFPLLENAGIQLFFNGPESFTPDGNALMGETPELRNLFVACGLNTVGVMSGGAMGRMMAEWIHDRRRPEGFAEFDVARISGFQSGRSYLRDRTIEALGVLYDVGWPNREYTSGRGGRRMPLHQSHVEANAIMGNRAGWEIPLVYAPSAEEAVLKPSYGRQNWTHWAAEEAKAAEETVALFDLSAGAKLRIAGRDVVEALNGLSTTADSTGLRSALWVNEAGKIRSSVSVLAVSEEEAFVLSSPGSERLHTQWLERKGLPNSAIQAASAAYAQFLLLGPESDARLAAAGARLSGEVWQRAELGYAPAVLARASVGRAKGWLILVSVEFAAHAYESLLVAGPIQPGGLYALEMLRVSAAEPAWPSELGDTVTAAEAGLVRTGGDAKRDTALVRIVLKEDRGALYGQEGILRNGLSVGLTTSGAWCRHAGVPVALGYVSDPNGIDRAWMDASSFAIDMPGGPAEASVKLVEAGA
- a CDS encoding acyl-CoA dehydrogenase, whose translation is MTAGRAAIGMGKLDWEDPFLLHRQLTDDERMIRDTASAYAQERLMPRIIDAYSREKTDLQIFREMGELGLLGITLPEDYNCAGASYVAYGLVAREIERVDSGYRSMMSVQSSLVMYPIYAYGDETQRRRYLPKLAAGEWVGCFGLTEPGAGSDPGSMVTRAEPIAGGYRLKGAKTWISNAPVADVFVIWAKSAAHDNQIRGFVLEKSMSGLSASKISGKLSLRASITGEIVLDDVEVPEGALLPHTSGLKGPFGCLNRARYGISWGAMGAAEDCWHRARGYVLDRTQFGRPLAATQLVQKKLADMQTEIALGLQASLRVGRLLDEGQCSPEAISLVKRNNCGKALEIARLARDMHGGNGIQEEYHVMRHAQNLETVNTYEGTHDVHALILGRAQTGMQAFF